From one Solanum stenotomum isolate F172 chromosome 12, ASM1918654v1, whole genome shotgun sequence genomic stretch:
- the LOC125847048 gene encoding uncharacterized protein LOC125847048 yields MLARDVAICFVGLQNDCQDVIRAIPYLLVYGTQAVIPAEVEVPSLRVIQEAKLSDADWVHKRIDQLTLIDKKRMVTVCHGQLYLHRMIRSFHKKVRARIFEIGQLIIKHIFPHHNEYKGKFAPNWQGPYMVRKVLSGGALVLSKMDGTEWLKPINSGAVKRYYV; encoded by the coding sequence ATgttggcacgagatgttgccatatgctttgttgggttacagAACGACTGTCAGGACGTGATTAGAGCAATTCCATACTTGTTAGTTTATGGAACACAAGCAGTTATACCTGCCGAAGTTGAGGTACCTTCATTGAGAGTAATCCAAGAAGCTAAATTGAGTGATGCTGATTGGGTTCACAAGCGAATTGATCAGTTAACATTGATTGATAAGAAGAGAATGGTCACtgtttgtcatggtcaactgTATCTACATAGAATGATTCGTTCTttccacaagaaagtaagagcgAGGATATTTGAAATTGGTCAGTTGATCATCAAACACATTTTCCCTCATCATAATGAGTACAAAGgaaaatttgcaccaaattggcaaggaccctataTGGTTCGCAAAGTGCTGTCTGGAGGTGCCTTGGTCCTGTCGAagatggatggcaccgaatggcTAAAACCGATCAACTCAGGTGCTGTCAAGAGATACTATGTGTGA
- the LOC125847050 gene encoding uncharacterized protein LOC125847050, with translation MYVDDIIIKSREGSDHLTHLRKFFDRLHRYNLKLNPAKCTFGVPAGKLLGFIVSRIDIELDPSKIKAIQELPHPKTTKEVMSFLGRLNYISRFIVQSTVVCESIFKLLKNDVLTKWTGECQTVFDTIKNYFSNPPVLVPPREGSPLLLYIFVSNNALRFIFGQHDKTGKKERVIYYLSKKFTLYEDGPIEVYFLQKAMPTGKLAKWKMLMSEFDIVYVTQKAIKAQALVDHIVENPVDEEYERLKTYFPDEEVAFVGENISEPYPGWRVFFDGAINHQCRGIGAVLVSETGQNYHMAAKLRFDCTNSMVEYEVCIIGLKIAINVNVHELWTPDLGLLRCIDTSEAAKLLEQIHAGVSGTHMNGVTLVHGDLICVLPHELNDMSSSWPFVAWGMDVIGPIEPATSNGHRFILVAIDYLTKWVEVASYKLVTKKVVADFVRNNLLCRFGVPESIIIDNGANINNHLMKELCEQLKITHRNSTAYRPKRMA, from the exons ATGTATGTAGATGACATCATAATCAAATCCCGTGAGGgttcggatcacttgactcacttgagaaAGTTCTTTGATCGTTTGCAccgatacaatttgaagttaaatcccgccaaGTGTACGTTTGGGGTgccagctggcaagttgttgggattcATAGTTAGCAGAATAGACATTGAGCTTGATCCTTCCAAGATCAAAGCAATTCAAGAGTTACCTCATCCAAAGACCacgaaagaggtgatgagtttcctgggaaggttgaactacatcagtcgGTTCATAGTTCAATCCACCGTGGTTTGTGAGTCCATCTTTAAGTTGTTGAAAAATGATGTCTTgaccaagtggaccggagaatgtcaaactgtTTTTGATACCATTAAGAACTATTTTTCCAATCCACCGGTGTTGGTTCCTCCACGAGAGGGAAGTCCACTACTACTGTATATATTTGTCTCGAATAACGCATTGAGATTCATTTTTGGTCAACATGACAAAACTGGGAAGAAGGAGCGAgtcatttattacttgagcaagAAATTCACTCTATATGAG GATGGACCCattgaagtatattttttacAGAAAGCGATGCCGACCGGGAAGTTAGCTAAATGGAAAATGCTTAtgagtgagtttgacattgtgtatgtgactCAAAAGGCGATAAAAGCACAGGCCTTGGTTGATCATATTGTggagaatccagttgatgagGAGTACGAACggctcaagacttattttcccgatGAAGAAGTTGCATTTGTGGGTGAAAATATTTCTGAACCATACCCTGGttggagagtattctttgatggagcgaTAAACCACCAATGTAGAGGTATCGGAGCGGTGTTAGTGTCAGAAACCGGTCAGAATTATCAtatggcggctaaactccgatttgaTTGCACAAATAGCATGGTTGAATATGAAGTTTGCATCATCGGTCTCAAGATTGCAATTAATGTGAATGTTCATGAGCT gTGGACTCCAGATTTAGGCCTTCTCAGATGCATTGATACTagtgaagctgcaaagcttctTGAACAGATACATGCTGGAGTCAGCGGTACTCATATGAATGGGGTCACTTTG gtgcatggtgatttgattTGTGTGCTGCCCCATGAACTCAATGATATGAGTTCATCTTGGCcatttgtagcttggggcatggatgtcattggtccaatagagccaGCCACCTCTAAtggacacagattcattttaGTTGCCATTGACTATTTAACCAAGTGGGTGGAAGTAGCTTCGTACAAATTggtaaccaagaaagttgtagctgattttgttcgcaacaatttgTTATGTAGGTTCGGAGTACCGGAATCCATCATTATTGATAATGGAGCAAATATCAACAATCACTTAATGAAAGAGTTATGTGAACAATTGAAGATTACTCACCGGAACTCAACCGCCTACCGTCCCAAACGAATGGCGTAg